From the genome of Danio rerio strain Tuebingen ecotype United States chromosome 2, GRCz12tu, whole genome shotgun sequence, one region includes:
- the ndufa13 gene encoding NADH dehydrogenase [ubiquinone] 1 alpha subcomplex subunit 13: MAASKVKQDMAPPGGYGPVDYKRNLPKRGLSGYSMFAVGIGVMMFGYWRLCRWNRERRRMQIEDLETRIALLPLLQAEHDRQTLRMLRENLEEEAILMKDVPGWKVGENMFHTERWVSPVPDELYNLRPREELMQKKDGFQWYV; the protein is encoded by the exons ATGGCGGCGTCCAAGGTGAAGCAGGACATGGCTCCGCCCGGGGGATACGGGCCGGTGGATTACAAGAGAAACCTGCCTAAGAGAGGCTTGTCCG GGTACAGTATGTTTGCTGTTGGTATCGGGGTGATGATGTTTGGGTACTGGAGGCTCTGTCGCTGGAATCGAGAGCGaag GCGAATGCAGATCGAGGACCTGGAGACCAGAATCGCCCTCTTACCCCTGCTGCAGGCGGAGCACGACAGACA gacgCTGCGGATGCTGCGGGAGAATCTGGAGGAGGAAGCCATCCTCATGAAGGATGTTCCTGGCTGGAAG gtgggAGAGAATATGTTCCACACAGAGCGCTGGGTGTCTCCTGTGCCGGATGAGCTGTATAACCTGCGTCCCCGTGAGGAGCTCATGCAGAAGAAGGACGGCTTCCAGTGGTACGTGTAG